The Klebsiella quasivariicola region GTGGTTCTGTTTTCAGGAGGGAGTGCCTGTCGCTCACTGAATAATGCTTTGTGCCGGGAGGATGTCTCTCTGACCCGCATAGTGCCTGCCTGGGACAGTGGCGGGAGCTCGAGAACAATCAGACTGAGTCTCGATATGCTTTCTGTTGGAGATATTCGTCAGGCCCTGATGACGATGGCTCATGGGGAAAAACGGTCGGGTGACGTCGTGCGCATTTGTAACACACGTTTATCCTCCGATCTGCAGTCTCAGGATGCGAGAACGGAATTTACAGCCTACCTGGAGGGATATCACCCTCTACTTGAAAGGCTGGAGCCCGGTCTCCGGGGGGCTATCGTAAATTACCTGAAAACCTTTGCAGCAGAAGCCGGCAATACCTTTGATTACCGAAATGGCAGTATCGGGAATTTTATTCTTTCAGGTGCCTATCTGGCGCATAACAGAGATATCAACACTGCCATTTTTGTGTTCAGAAAGCTTTGCGGAATTTCAGGTAACGTCTGGCCTTCATCGCTCTGTAACGATCTCACTCTGTCAGCAACGCTGAATGACGGAAAAATTGTTTCGCCTCAGGACCAGATAACCAAGATGGCAGAATCGGATGCTTCAACGGGCATCAAAAATATTGAATTACGCACGTCTGACGGTCATGCTCCTGGCGCCAACCCGGTGGTACTGGAAGCAATCAGGGATGCTGATCTCATTGTATTTGGTCCGGGAAGTTTCTATACCAGCATTCTTCCTCATCTTCAGGTCGAAGGGATCACATCGGCTGTATCGCAGTCAGGATGTCCGGTTGTGTTTATCAGTAATATCCTTCAGTGCAAGGAGAGCCTGGGTCTTGGGTTAAGAGAAGTGTCAGAACGTTTTGAACGGGAATGGAAAACCCAGAGCAGTAATGTAGCTTTGCCGGTTCTGTATCTCTTTGGCAACCGTCGATTTCTCGCTATAGATAAATACGTTAACGGATTTGCTTATCTGAGTGATGAGGTCAGTGAATGCGAGGAATATCGTGTTGTGCTGGATGAGTTTGAAGATGTTTGGGAACGGGGAAAACATGATGGTACAGCCGTAGCAGCGAAGCTGCTTGCTCTGACTGATGGCTCTGTTCTGTCTCTATAAACGGTTCCGGCGCCGCGAACCTGGTGTACAGTACGCCTCCCTTCCATAGGAGGCGTATCGTCAGAACGTTCTCAGGATAAGATTTCCCCTGAATACCTTTGGTCAGTGCCGGGTGCATTGTGAAACAGCGCTGCTGCTTTATGTAGTGCTTCCCTGATAAGTTCCGGATAATTTATGACGACAACATTAACATCCTGATGCTCAAGTACCGGATCGTAAATTTCATCAAACGTAATCAGTAAAGGGGAAACAGGTATCTGCTGTTCGGACAGGGCCTGTGATACGCCATTATAGATTTCAGTATTGCAGGTAATGACAGCAGATACGGACTTTTTGCCCGACAGGAGGCCAGACATGGCCATGCGCCCCGCCTGAAAATTCCTTGCGCAGGGAACCAGATGATATTTCGAACGAGGCAGTTTGAGCTTCCTGGCAGCACACCTGAATTGTTCAATAATCTCGCAGTCAGGCGTTCCCGGCGAGAAATCACCGAGTATGGCGATATCATCACGCTCATAGCGGGTTAACATCTCCACCAATCTGAGAATACATGGTTGATAATCCACCCAGATAGCATGGCGCGGATTTTGTATTAACCGTTTATTAATAAGAATGATATCTGCTGCAGAGCGCTCAATTATTCGCCCCAACTCTGCGCTACCCATCGATACACTCATGATCAATATCACTGCACACTGCTGATTCTCCAGACGGGCGATGCCCTGCCGTTCATCCTCAGCATCAGCCCTGGCATCCGTTATAATAAGTTTCTTGTTATGCTCCTGCGCAAAATGCGCGGTGAGCCGGATGAGCTCAGGAAAATACCGTGTTTTATATACAGCCTCACTGACCAGCAAACCAATATTTTCCGCAGACTGAGTCGATAAACTCTGTGCAGTCTGGTTAATGGCGTAACCTGTTTCAGCGATAACATCCATGACTCTTTTATGCGTGTCCGGGGACACAACGTTTGCTCCCGATAACACCCTTGATACTGTCGCGATAGAGACGCCCGCGTGACGGGCGACATCAGTCATCTTAACCATAGCTATCATCCTGAACTATTTTCAGTGTGCCCTCCGGATATAGTGGAATGATCACACCTTCTGCATATGAATAATCAGCAAAACCACATACCGGCGCCGATACCCTATCAGCCGGTATGTGCACCGGAATTCAGGCTCCTGATTCAGCCGAGCAGATTCTCCCGACCATCACGTTTCTCGTTTTCAGGGTCATCAGGGCGACCAGGATCATCAGCACGCTAATACAGATGAACGCTGCGGGTAATGTGCTGAAGTGGGCAACATACCCGACGATGGCAGGCCCTGCCAGAACGCCAAGGTAACCCATCGTTGTCACAGCTGGAATTGCCACCGCTGCAGGCATGACAGCCTGTCGCCCTGCTGCGGAGAACATGACAGGAACAATATTGGCGCAACCCAAGCCCACTAACGCATATCCGGCCAGGGATATTTTCCAGTCTGGGATGAATAGCACCAGCGCAAACCCGGCGGCAGCGATGAGAGCCCCAGCAATCACAACCGGTATAGCGCCCAGCCCTGTAATGATGCGGTCCCCAATCAGTCTGGCAAAAGTCATTGCCAACGCAAATGTCGCGAAACCTAGCCCACCGTTAGATTCAGCCACGTCCCTGATTTCCGTCAGGAAAACGGCGCTCCAGTCAAGTACCGTGCCTTCTGCAAGAAAGACACTGAAGCAAATAATCCCCATCCACAGGACAATCCCTTTTGGCTTCGCAAAAGTGGGGCCTTCCACATGGCTGGATTCAGTCAGGAGCCCCTTTTGACTGATAATAAGCAGCGCAATCACCACTACCGAGACAAACGCCGTCGCAACAGAAATCGATATACCCACAGAAAGAAGTACGGTCATAAGCCCGGCACCGGCGATCCCTCCGCAGCTGTACATGCTGTGAAAGCCAGACATAAGCGGTTTACCGGCTTTTTTTTCCACGATGACAGACTGGATATTGATGGCCCCGGCAGTAATACCGATTCCGGTCCCAAATATCAGCAGCGCTGCCGCCAGCAGCAGCGGTGAGGTGATCAATGAGAGTAAAGGAAGTGAGGAAATAATACTCCAGACGGAAGCCCGGATAACCTTTTTGCAGTTGTATTTTGCCGTCAGATATCCAGTAAGTGGCATGGCCAGCAATGCGCCACCACCGAGACAAAGTAGAAGGGTACCTAACGTCGCTTCGTTTACACCAGTATTGGCCCTGGCATAAGGCACCACCACGGCCCACGAAGACGAGCTAAATCCCGTGATAAACAAAATGAGTTTTGTACCTAAGCGCTGATAGCGTTCCAGTAATGAAATGGACATGAATGACCTTTATTTAGATGAATTAAGTACTCTGAGGACTTCAGCATGCAGAACTGGCCCGGAACTGGCCAGATAGCCGGAATTCGGTCCGGATAGCTCTGTCACACATCCGCCAGCATTTTTTACCAGCAGGATCAGGGGTGAGAACGCACTCATCTTATCGGGATGAATGACGCACAAATCGATATAACCGGCAGCCAGCATGGTCATGGCGTGGCACGGATCGCCCCATCTTGACATCAGCACTCGGGACGACAGGCTTTGAATACCTTTCCGGGTGGCATCTTCGAAATAGTCGCCTTCACTGACGTGCATAATCGACTGATGCAACTGGATATTTCTTCTGGTATTAAGTCGAAATTCACCGAAAGGACTGCAGGCCATGGCTTCGGCGCCCTCCGCCCAGAAACGTTCCCGTGTGAAGGGGCTGACGACCATGCCAGCCACGATTTTTCCCCGGTGAGATAATCCGGCGGTGGCACCTCTCGCAGGAATGCCACGGTCGTTCAGCCTTTCCATATTAAAAACATCAACAGACCATACAAATTCATCACATGACTCATCCCGACTGCTGTCAAACACGGTGTGTCCAGGGAATGCCGTCGAAATATAGTCCTTTAAAATGCCCTGGATTTTGCCACTGCAGCCATAATGGAGTTCGTGATTAGTAATATCCCTCCCTCCCTGTTGATTTACGGCCGCTGCGTGCTCCTTCAGAATGAGATCTTCAGATAACGCAGCGAGTTGGTTCAGAAAACTCACATCAGGAATTGCTAACACTTTAAGGCCTCATCTTTGTATACAGAGAGTTGACATGAGGATCATGAATGCACGATCATGCTCTCTGATGCTTCATTTAGATAACTTCAGGTAAAACACATGCTCGATTATGCAACTTTCCCCGACCAACGACAAGAGTACATAAAAGAATCTCTTCGTGAGACCGGCAGAGTGTTTGTCGCCGAATTAGCCAGTACCCTCAATGTATCTGAACACACGATTCGCCGTGATTTACATGAACTTAGCAAAGATGGATTTTGCAAAAAGGTCTATGGTGGGGCGGTAATCATCATCCCTGAAGTGAGTGATTTTACCGTCAGAAAATCGCTGAACACCTCATCAAAGAGCAAAATCGCGCATAAATGTGCACAACTGGTTAAGCCAGATACCTGCATTTTCATTGATTCAGGAACAACTAATCTGGTCATGGCAGAGGCTGTTCCTGAAGACATTGGCTTAACCGTGGTGACGAATTCGCCTGAAATAGCGACTGTGCTTCTGAATAAACCATTATGCGAAGTGATCATACTTGGCGGGCAGATTCAAAAGGGTGTGAACGGTTGTATCGGTTCCACTGCCTTAGCTCAGATCCAGGGAATAAATTTTGATCAGGCATTTATTGGTGGATGTGCGATGGCCCCGGAATCAGGATTAACGGGTTACGACTATGCTGACTGTGAATTCAAAAAAGCCGTCATACAACAAAGCAGCGAAAATATTGTTGCTCTAACGGCAGAGAAAATGCCCGGTGTTGCAAGATATGTTGTGGCAAAAAGTACCGATATCGATGTCATTGTGACAGAGGAAAATACAGTAAAGGAATATGTTAATGCATTCAAAGGCCTGGACATTCGTGTTCATCAGGTCTGAAAAGGCTAATTATGGTCTGAACAGAAAATGCAACTAATCAACATCGGAGCCCCAGGAATATGAAAATAACTGGAACAGCACAGGCTGAGTTTTTAGCTCTCCCGACCCACTCTAAGGCGAAGGTGATACATACTATCGACAGGTTCCTGCTCGGCGATGGTTTCTCTACCCTGGTAAGGGTGGATGATAATTTAACAGGGATTCAAACAGAAGGAGCAGGCATCCAAAGAGTTATTTTCATTCGCAGAACCGTTGAAGGTGAGGTAATTCTAGGCGTAGCGATGAAGAAAAAGATGCGTTTCAACCAGAATGACGCCTTAGCATTTTTGGCAGACCGACTGGACTTATCAAAACCAACTAACCATGAATACTGGAATAATTTCAGAAAAGAGGCACTTACTGTAACAGCGGTAAAAAGCGGCTTTGAAAATGAAGTTTTAAAGGAAACTCTCCAGAAAACACTGATGAAATGGCGCAGTATCGCTGGCCTGACTCGACAACAACTCGCCAACAAAATGGGGGTGTCTTACAAATACCTATGTAGTATAGAAGCAAACCCATCCAAAGTGAGCATCATTACCCTTTACCATTATGCTAAGAAGTGTAATGTCAAAAGCCCTCAAATTTATCTATAAATAAAAAATACAAGATGCATTTCATCGAATTTTAGCTAATGTCCACAAGACTCAATTGCGCTCAAGATAACAGCCTAATCCTTTTACCAAGCTGAACTGTTTCAGACAGGGCTCAGTTTGGATATCGAAAATTATTGTACGTTAATGTTGTTTTTTGACCTTCCTACTTTAGCTGGCCGCTGACCTGATCCCGGTTGATTATTACATGTCAATGTTAGTCCTACATCCCTGCGGTTATGACAAATGCCAACTTCCGCTTCACGCCCTGAGACATTCGACAAGCTTTTTATGGCTTCAGTAAGGGCGAGTGTCGCGCTTCGAGAGCCAGCAAATATTTCGCTTCGTCGTAGCGGGTTCTGGTCTTCCAGCAGCGGTAAATGATCCTTATCCATTTAAACGCCAGAGCACGGATTGCAGATTGGTGAGATTTTCCTTTTTCTCGCAGTCCCTGATAATAAAGTCAGGCCCAATATGATGAGTTAACCGTCTTGGCAGCCCATTCAACGAAGGTCTGCCTGACGAACTTCGCACATTGCCATCTCCAGTGAACCCAGGATTTCTGGCCACTTCTTTCTGTCACCGGGCAATACCTGCATAGTTTTGAATTTCTTCAGCGCTGTTAAACCGGTCACGGTTATCACCAAGTGCAGCAAGCATCCGTGGGCCCATACACGGCCCCATGCCCGGAAGGGATTTGAACAGCCCCGCATCTGGCAATGTGTCAAACAGCGTTTCAATTCGTTCGTCATAGGTTTTGATGATTTCACTCACGACTTTAATTTGTGTCGCCAGTGCTGTTGCCATCAAAGTGTAAGTATCCCGGTAAAACGGACCATTCACTTTTAGAGATCTTCCGACATACTGATTATGTCCCCTGAGGAGATCGCTATGCGCAAGATCCGATTCACTGAACACCAGATCATCGCCGTATTGAAGTCCGTCGAAGCCGGACGTACCGTCAAGGATGTGTGCCGTGAGGCCGCTATTTCGGAAGCCAGCTATTACAACTGGAAGGCGAAATATGGCGGGATGGAAGCGGCCATATTAAAAAAATAAAAGACCTTGAAGATGAGAATCGACGTCTGAAACAGATGTTTGCTGATCTCAGCCTTGAGTGCCGGGCACTTAAAGACGTCATCGAAAAAAAGCTTTAAAACCAGCGATAAAACGTGAACTCGTCAGCTATCTGACGGCGCAATTTGCCATGAGTTTACGCCAGGCCTGCAGGACGTTATCGCTGAGCAGGACGGTCTATTTTTATCAGCCCGATACCCGACGTGATGAACCGGTGATCTGTGCGCTGACTGAACTGGCAGAACGCTATCCGCGCTACGGTTTTAAGAAGTTGTTCCAGCTGCTGCGCAGGCAGGGCAATACCTGGAACCATAAACGTGTTCACCGGATTTACTGCCTGCTGAAACTGAATTTTCGTCGCAAGGGAAAACAGCGACTGCCAGTACGTAATCCAGCACCACTGGCGACACCGCAAGCGTTAAACCAGAGCTGGTCCATTGATTTTATGCACGACGCGCTGGTCTGCGGCAGACGCTTCCGGACCTTCAATGTGGTGGATGATTTTAATCGTGAAGCACTGGCGATAGAAATCGACCTGAATATCCCGGCTCAGCGTGTCGTCCGGGTACTGGACAGGATAGTGGCAAATCGCGGCTACCCGCTAAAGATGCGGATGGACAACGGACCAGAACTCGTCTCACTGGCGCTGGCACAGTGGGCCGAAGAACATGGCGTGCAACTCGAATTTATTAAGCCGGGTAAGCCAACACAGAATGCGTTTATCGACCGGTTCAACCGGACATACCGGACAGAGATCCTGGATTTTTACCTGTTCAGAACACTGAATGAAGCACGGGAAATTACCGGGCGCTGGCTGATGGAATATAACAACGAGCGGCCTCATGAATCCCTGAACAACCTGACGCCGGAAGAGTACCGGCTGATGGCTGAAAAACCGGAACTCTCAAAAAGTGCGTGGAACTAAAACAGGTGTGCTTACAGTCACCCTGGTGTGCGCATTGATGGTCTGGCGGACGCTATGCCGGAACGGGAGCGCTTTGCAAACCCGCAACAGCGAATCCTGAACCCCTTGATAGCGCATTGGCGTCATGCTTCCCGGTCTGCTTAGCGAACCGGGACTGTCATTGTTTCGCTGGCGGAACTATGCTGATTAGGGCGGCCACATGCGCCGCTCCGGCCGCGGAAACAGTGACTCACAGGTGTCGTTATGGCGATTGATCCGGAACTGATTTACATCGAGATCCTGGAAACGGTGCTGATGGCCACCCTGGATCCTGATTTGTGGAAATCGGCGTTGCAGAAACTGGCGTTACTGACCGGCCATCAGTACGCGGCATTTCTGTTTTACGACAAAGGCAATGCGCATCTGTTGACCGATTCATTCCTGCTTGAGGAGAAGGTCTTTACCGCCTATCGCGATGTATTTCTGGCTATCGATCCCGCCGAAAAAATATTGACCGCGTTACCGGTCGGGCAAATGTATCGGGACCGCGAGTATTTGGGCGATAAGTTTATTGCCGGCAGCGTCTATTACAATGAATTTCATCACCCCAACGACCTGAATCATCTCACCAGCGTCAAGCTGTGCACCATCAATGGCTATGCCACCTATCTGTCACTGATGACGGCCAATACGGCGGCTTATCCGCAGCCAGTGCAGTTTGAACTGTTCAGGCGCCTGATCCCGGCGTTAAAAACCGCCTGCCAGCTTCACGCCCGGTTTGAACAACTGCGGGACACCATAAAATACCAGAGCGCGGTGATGGACAACGGGATCTACCCGGTATGGCTGGTGGATCATGGCGGTAAAATTCTCTACGCCAGCGCGCATGCTGAACGCTACCTGCGCGCCAACGCCCGCCTCTCCTGGTATAGCGGGGGCGATACGCTGTGCCTCGATACTGACAGTAAAAAACTCAAACGCGCCATCGAGCAGGCCACCCGGACGGCAGAGCCGCCGAAGGCAGGGCTGTGCTATACCGCCGGGCGCCAGCCGAAACCGATCCTCGTGATCCCGGCAGCCCGTCTTGCCGGGGTCGCCTGCGTGATTATTCCCGAGCCGTTTCTCACCGGCAGCGCCTTGATGGAGCTGTTTAACGTTAAGCCCGCCGAGAATGCGGTGGCGGAGCTGCTGGTGCGGGGCATGACACCGGATGAATGCGCCTTACATCTGGGCGTATCCATCGCCACGATCAGAACCCATCTCAGCGCCCTGTACCGGAAAACCCATACTCGTCATCAGGCTGAACTTCTGCTGATCCTCCGTGCGATCCACGGCTGATGCTATCGCTCCCTCAGGCATGATGGTCGCGCAGGAAAACCGTCAGCACCTCTTTCGGCGGCACGCCGCCGCATTCGCCAATCATCCAGCCCACCGCCCCGCGGTGATAGGTGCCGTGAAAGAGCATG contains the following coding sequences:
- a CDS encoding gluconeogenesis factor YvcK family protein, which produces MKRVVLFSGGSACRSLNNALCREDVSLTRIVPAWDSGGSSRTIRLSLDMLSVGDIRQALMTMAHGEKRSGDVVRICNTRLSSDLQSQDARTEFTAYLEGYHPLLERLEPGLRGAIVNYLKTFAAEAGNTFDYRNGSIGNFILSGAYLAHNRDINTAIFVFRKLCGISGNVWPSSLCNDLTLSATLNDGKIVSPQDQITKMAESDASTGIKNIELRTSDGHAPGANPVVLEAIRDADLIVFGPGSFYTSILPHLQVEGITSAVSQSGCPVVFISNILQCKESLGLGLREVSERFEREWKTQSSNVALPVLYLFGNRRFLAIDKYVNGFAYLSDEVSECEEYRVVLDEFEDVWERGKHDGTAVAAKLLALTDGSVLSL
- a CDS encoding LacI family DNA-binding transcriptional regulator, yielding MVKMTDVARHAGVSIATVSRVLSGANVVSPDTHKRVMDVIAETGYAINQTAQSLSTQSAENIGLLVSEAVYKTRYFPELIRLTAHFAQEHNKKLIITDARADAEDERQGIARLENQQCAVILIMSVSMGSAELGRIIERSAADIILINKRLIQNPRHAIWVDYQPCILRLVEMLTRYERDDIAILGDFSPGTPDCEIIEQFRCAARKLKLPRSKYHLVPCARNFQAGRMAMSGLLSGKKSVSAVITCNTEIYNGVSQALSEQQIPVSPLLITFDEIYDPVLEHQDVNVVVINYPELIREALHKAAALFHNAPGTDQRYSGEILS
- a CDS encoding MFS transporter translates to MSISLLERYQRLGTKLILFITGFSSSSWAVVVPYARANTGVNEATLGTLLLCLGGGALLAMPLTGYLTAKYNCKKVIRASVWSIISSLPLLSLITSPLLLAAALLIFGTGIGITAGAINIQSVIVEKKAGKPLMSGFHSMYSCGGIAGAGLMTVLLSVGISISVATAFVSVVVIALLIISQKGLLTESSHVEGPTFAKPKGIVLWMGIICFSVFLAEGTVLDWSAVFLTEIRDVAESNGGLGFATFALAMTFARLIGDRIITGLGAIPVVIAGALIAAAGFALVLFIPDWKISLAGYALVGLGCANIVPVMFSAAGRQAVMPAAVAIPAVTTMGYLGVLAGPAIVGYVAHFSTLPAAFICISVLMILVALMTLKTRNVMVGRICSAESGA
- a CDS encoding inositol monophosphatase family protein, coding for MLAIPDVSFLNQLAALSEDLILKEHAAAVNQQGGRDITNHELHYGCSGKIQGILKDYISTAFPGHTVFDSSRDESCDEFVWSVDVFNMERLNDRGIPARGATAGLSHRGKIVAGMVVSPFTRERFWAEGAEAMACSPFGEFRLNTRRNIQLHQSIMHVSEGDYFEDATRKGIQSLSSRVLMSRWGDPCHAMTMLAAGYIDLCVIHPDKMSAFSPLILLVKNAGGCVTELSGPNSGYLASSGPVLHAEVLRVLNSSK
- a CDS encoding DeoR/GlpR family DNA-binding transcription regulator, which codes for MLDYATFPDQRQEYIKESLRETGRVFVAELASTLNVSEHTIRRDLHELSKDGFCKKVYGGAVIIIPEVSDFTVRKSLNTSSKSKIAHKCAQLVKPDTCIFIDSGTTNLVMAEAVPEDIGLTVVTNSPEIATVLLNKPLCEVIILGGQIQKGVNGCIGSTALAQIQGINFDQAFIGGCAMAPESGLTGYDYADCEFKKAVIQQSSENIVALTAEKMPGVARYVVAKSTDIDVIVTEENTVKEYVNAFKGLDIRVHQV
- a CDS encoding helix-turn-helix domain-containing protein; translated protein: MKITGTAQAEFLALPTHSKAKVIHTIDRFLLGDGFSTLVRVDDNLTGIQTEGAGIQRVIFIRRTVEGEVILGVAMKKKMRFNQNDALAFLADRLDLSKPTNHEYWNNFRKEALTVTAVKSGFENEVLKETLQKTLMKWRSIAGLTRQQLANKMGVSYKYLCSIEANPSKVSIITLYHYAKKCNVKSPQIYL